In a single window of the Megalobrama amblycephala isolate DHTTF-2021 linkage group LG3, ASM1881202v1, whole genome shotgun sequence genome:
- the nedd8 gene encoding NEDD8 yields MLIKVKTLTGKEIEIDIEPTDKVERIKERVEEKEGIPPQQQRLIYSGKQMNDEKTAADYKIQGGSVLHLVLALRGGRLHQHLSSLLLTM; encoded by the exons ATGCTAATTAAAGTCAAG aCGCTCACTGGCAAAGAAATCGAGATTGACATCGAGCCCACAGACAAG GTGGAAAGAATAAAAGAGAGAGTGGAGGAGAAAGAGGGAATCCCACCCCAGCAACAGAGACTCATCTACAGTGGAAAACAGAT GAATGATGAGAAAACGGCAGCTGATTACAAGATCCAGGGTGGCTCGGTGCTGCATCTGGTTCTTGCGCTAAGAGGTGGACGGCTCCACCAGCATCTCAGCAGCCTCCTTCTAACTATGTAA
- the slc7a8a gene encoding solute carrier family 7 member 8a translates to MTDGPRQRGSAAPSTSEDGAADAGKAAGQSSVALKKEIGLVSACGIIVGNIIGSGIFVSPKGVLENASSVGLALIVWIITGLITAIGALCYAELGVTIPKSGGDYSYVKDIFGGLAGFLRLWIAVLVIYPTNQAVIALTFSNYVLQPLFPTCFPPENGLRLLAGICLLLLTWVNCASVRWATRVQDVFTAGKLLALILIIIMGLVQICKGEYYWLEPANAFEPFQDYDVGLIALAFLQGSFAYGGWNFLNYVTEELVDPYVNLPRAIYISIPLVTFVYVFANIAYVTAMSPQELLASNAVAVTFGEKLLGVMSWIMPISVALSTFGGVNGSLFTSSRLFFAGAREGHLPSLLAMIHVKRCTPIPALLFTCISTLLMLCTSDMYTLINYVGFINYLFYGVTVAGQIVLRIKQPDMHRPIKISLVWPVIYLLFWAFLLIFSLYSEPVVCGIGLAIMLTGVPVYFLGVYWENKPQCFNTFVGKMTYLGQKFCVVVYPMEDEKKNEESGDEIEMKEQSVPLSAEDEETPKSADC, encoded by the exons ATGACGGATGGACCGAGACAAAGAGGCAGCGCAGCCCCGAGCACCAGTGAGGATGGAGCAGCAGACGCGGGGAAAGCAGCAGGACAGTCATCGGTGGCGTTGAAGAAGGAGATCGGTCTCGTCAGTGCATGTGGCATCATTGTCG GTAACATCATAGGCTCTGGAATCTTTGTCAGTCCAAAGGGAGTATTGGAAAATGCCAGTTCAGTGGGCCTGGCGCTCATCGTATGGATCATCACAGGCCTTATAACAGCAATTGGAGCGCTCTGTTATGCTGAGCTGGGCGTCACTATCCCCAAATCTGGAGGCGACTACTCTTATGTCAAGGACATCTTCGGAGGACTGGCAGG GTTTCTGCGGTTGTGGATTGCTGTGTTGGTGATCTACCCCACTAACCAGGCGGTTATCGCTCTCACCTTCTCTAACTACGTCCTGCAGCCTCTGTTCCCCACCTGCTTCCCCCCAGAGAATGGTCTGCGTCTGCTTGCTGGCATCTGCTTGT TGCTGCTGACTTGGGTGAATTGCGCTAGTGTGCGCTGGGCAACACGGGTACAGGATGTCTTCACTGCAGGGAAACTTCTGGCACTCattctcatcatcatcatgggCCTCGTACAAATCTGCAAGG GCGAATATTACTGGTTGGAGCCGGCCAATGCTTTCGAGCCGTTTCAAGACTATGATGTTGGTCTGATCGCTCTGGCATTTCTACAGGGGTCCTTTGCCTACGGTGGCTGGAATTTCCTCAATTATGTCACAGAGGAACTCGTCGACCCCTATGT AAACCTCCCCCGTGCTATCTACATCTCCATTCCCCTTGTGACTTTTGTGTACGTTTTTGCTAACATTGCCTACGTCACTGCCATGAGCCCTCAGGAGCTGCTGGCTTCTAATGCTGTAGCTGTG ACGTTTGGTGAGAAGCTGTTGGGAGTGATGTCATGGATCATGCCCATCTCTGTGGCCTTGTCCACATTTGGGGGGGTCAACGGCTCCCTCTTCACCTCCTCTCG GTTGTTCTTCGCGGGTGCACGTGAAGGCCATCTCCCTAGTCTGCTAGCTATGATTCATGTGAAACGCTGCACTCCAATTCCAGCCTTGCTCTTCACT TGCATCTCAACACTTCTGATGCTGTGCACCAGTGACATGTACACACTCATCAACTATGTGGGTTTCATCAACTACCTCTTCTATGGTGTCACTGTTGCCGGGCAGATTGTGCTGCGGATTAAACAACCAGATATGCACCGGCCAATTAAA ATCAGTCTGGTGTGGCCTGTCATCTACCTGCTGTTCTGGGCCTTTCTGCTGATCTTCTCTCTGTACTCTGAGCCTGTGGTGTGTGGCATTGGCTTGGCCATCATGCTTACTGGTGTCCCTGTCTATTTCTTGGGCGTGTACTGGGAAAACAAACCCCAgtgttttaatacatttgttg GCAAGATGACGTACCTGGGTCAGAAGTTTTGTGTAGTGGTCTACCCAATGGAAGACGAGAAGAAAAACGAAGAGTCTGGAGATGAGATCGAAATGAAGGAACAGTCGGTTCCACTGTCAGCGGAAGATGAGGAGACACCGAAATCAGCTGACTGCTGA